A section of the Anabaena cylindrica PCC 7122 genome encodes:
- a CDS encoding serine dehydratase encodes MQLINRIFTQHSTQASTPANQTSFQSNNIYTLEDLVQTLEEAANYLAAFS; translated from the coding sequence ATGCAGTTGATTAATCGTATTTTTACCCAGCATTCTACCCAAGCATCTACTCCTGCAAATCAAACCAGCTTCCAAAGCAATAATATCTATACGTTGGAAGATTTGGTTCAAACTCTGGAAGAAGCAGCTAACTATTTAGCAGCTTTTTCTTAG
- a CDS encoding diguanylate cyclase: MQLFKPEKFLILVVDDVALNLQIIAKTLDKVGYNYTFASNGYQALKCVRSVRPDLILLDLIMPEMDGLEVCEKIQSDPELEEIPIIFISASQNQDHLLQAFEKGAVDYVTKPFHASELLARVRMHLELKYSQQKLKELLQAQEELVRNLEKLANTDPLTGVWNRRYLLTKAEQEISRIQRYNNYLSVLLIDIDNFKKVNDSFGHSIGDEVIIFMTKMVLNYLRQVDCFGRFGGEEFVVLLPETDIDEAVIVAERIRENICNQRIPVLEEQLSITVSIGVANYNLGDQSIDTIIQRADEALYRAKNQGRNRTIAYH, translated from the coding sequence ATGCAATTATTTAAACCTGAAAAATTTTTAATATTAGTTGTTGATGATGTTGCGTTAAATTTACAAATTATTGCTAAAACCTTAGATAAGGTAGGCTACAATTATACCTTTGCATCCAATGGTTATCAAGCTTTAAAATGTGTTCGATCTGTACGTCCCGATTTAATTTTATTAGATTTAATAATGCCAGAGATGGATGGTTTAGAGGTATGTGAAAAAATTCAATCTGATCCAGAACTAGAAGAAATCCCAATTATTTTTATCTCGGCTAGTCAAAATCAAGATCATTTACTTCAAGCCTTTGAAAAAGGTGCAGTTGATTATGTTACTAAACCATTTCACGCTTCTGAACTTCTGGCTCGTGTAAGAATGCATTTAGAATTAAAATATTCACAACAAAAATTAAAAGAATTATTACAAGCGCAAGAAGAATTAGTCAGAAATTTAGAAAAATTAGCTAACACAGATCCATTAACTGGAGTTTGGAATCGTCGTTATCTTTTAACAAAAGCAGAACAGGAAATTAGCCGTATTCAGCGATATAATAATTATCTTTCTGTACTGTTAATAGATATAGATAATTTTAAAAAAGTTAACGATTCATTTGGACATAGTATAGGGGATGAAGTAATTATCTTCATGACAAAAATGGTTCTTAATTATTTGCGGCAAGTAGATTGCTTTGGTAGATTTGGAGGTGAAGAATTTGTTGTATTACTACCAGAGACTGATATTGATGAAGCCGTGATTGTAGCTGAACGTATTCGAGAAAATATTTGCAATCAACGTATTCCTGTGCTGGAAGAACAACTATCAATTACGGTTAGTATTGGCGTAGCCAACTATAATTTAGGAGATCAAAGCATTGACACTATCATTCAAAGAGCCGACGAAGCACTTTATCGAGCCAAAAACCAAGGACGCAACCGTACTATAGCTTATCACTGA
- the trxA gene encoding thioredoxin — MTVTNVTEATFKQEVLESETPVLVDFWAPWCGPCRMLANVVDEVAAEYEGQVKVVKLNTDQNPTVASHYGIRSIPTLMVFKGGRQVDTVVGAVPKTTLAKTLSQYIPS, encoded by the coding sequence CGGAAGCCACATTCAAGCAAGAAGTGTTGGAGAGTGAAACTCCAGTTTTAGTTGATTTTTGGGCCCCTTGGTGTGGCCCTTGTCGAATGTTGGCAAACGTTGTTGATGAAGTTGCTGCTGAATATGAAGGACAGGTAAAAGTGGTGAAACTGAACACAGACCAAAATCCCACAGTCGCTAGTCATTATGGTATTCGCAGCATTCCCACTTTAATGGTATTTAAAGGGGGGCGGCAAGTTGATACTGTTGTTGGTGCAGTACCAAAAACTACTTTAGCTAAGACTCTATCACAGTATATTCCCTCTTAG